A window of Ipomoea triloba cultivar NCNSP0323 chromosome 2, ASM357664v1 contains these coding sequences:
- the LOC116006403 gene encoding acetyl-CoA acetyltransferase, cytosolic 1-like, with translation MAPATAETINARDVCIVGVARTPMGAFLGSLSSLPATKLGSIAIESALKRASVDPSLVEEVFFGNVLSANLGQAPARQAALGAGIPNTVVCSTVNKVCASGMKATMLAAQSIQLGINDVVVAGGMESMSNVPKYFAEARKGSRLGHDSLVDGMLKDGLWDVYNNCGMGVCAELCAETHKLSREDQDDFAIQSFERGIAANNAGAFAWEIVPVEVSGGRGKPSTIVDKDEGLGKFDASKLRKLRPSFKEDGGSVTAGNASSISDGAAALVLVSGKKAIELGLTVIAKITGYADAAQAPELFTTSPALAIPKAIKNAGLEASQVDYYEINEAFAAVALANQKLLGINADKVNVHGGAVSLGHPLGCSGARILVTLLGVLKQKNGKYGVGGICNGGGGASALVLELL, from the exons ATGGCTCCAGCAACAGCAGAAACCATCAATGCTAGAG ATGTTTGCATTGTTGGTGTTGCCCGTACACCAATGGGTGCCTTTCTTGGCTCTCTTTCATCATTGCCAGCTACCAAGCTTGGATCTATAGCTATTGAAA GTGCTCTTAAGAGAGCAAGTGTTGATCCGTCTCTTGTTGAAGAAGTTTTCTTTGGAAATGTACTCAGTGCAAATCTGGGACAGGCTCCAGCCAGACAAGCTGCACTGGGTGCAGGAATACCAAACACAGTGGTCTGCTCCACTGTTAACAAAGTTTGTGCATCTGGAATGAAAG CAACTATGCTTGCTGCACAAAGTATCCAATTAGGCATCAATGATGTTGTCGTGGCCGGTGGAATGGAAAGCATGTCTAATGTTCCTAAATACTTTGCAGAAGCAAG GAAAGGATCTCGCCTTGGGCATGATTCTCTTGTTGATGGGATGCTTAAAGATGGTCTGTGGGATGTTTATAACAATTGCGGGATGGGAGTATGTGCTGAATTATGTGCTGAAACTCACAAACTCTCAAGAGAAGATCAG GATGACTTTGCAATTCAAAGTTTTGAACGTGGGATTGCTGCTAACAATGCTGGTGCTTTTGCATGGGAGATTGTACCG GTTGAGGTGTCAGGGGGAAGAGGAAAGCCTTCCACTATTGTTGATAAGGATGAAGGCCTAGGGAAG TTTGATGCTTCAAAGCTGAGGAAACTTCGACCAAGTTTTAAGGAAGATGGAGGTTCTGTGACTGCTGGTAACGCTTCCAGCATAAg TGATGGTGCTGCTGCTTTGGTATTGGTCAGTGGAAAGAAAGCCATTGAGCTTGGTTTAACAGTGATTGCAAAGATCACGGGATATGCAGATGCTGCTCAG GCACCAGAATTATTTACAACTTCTCCTGCTCTTGCAATtccaaaagcaataaaaaatgCTGGTCTAGAAGCCTCTCAAGTTGATTATTACGAAATAAATGAAGCTTTTGCG GCTGTAGCCCTCGCAAATCAGAAACTACTGGGGATTAATGCG GACAAAGTAAATGTACACGGTGGAGCCGTGTCTCTGGGTCACCCTCTTGGATGCAGCGGAGCCCGAATATTGGTTACACTTCTCGGG GTCCTGAAGCAGAAGAATGGAAAATACGGAGTTGGTGGCATTTGCAACGGTGGAGGCGGCGCTTCAGCCCTTGTTTTAGAACTGCTGTAA